One window of the Plasmodium relictum strain SGS1 genome assembly, chromosome: 1 genome contains the following:
- a CDS encoding proteasome subunit alpha type-6, putative → MVRPSQSMYDRHLTIFSPDGNLYQIEYAIKAVKNTNITSIGVKGENCAVIISQKKMATQYISQDKLLDYNNITNIYNITDEIGCSMVGMPGDCLSMVYKARSEASEFLYLNGYNVNVETLCRNICDKIQVYTQHAYMRLHACSGIIIGMNEENKPELYKFDPSGFCAGYRACVIGNKEQESVCILERLLEKRKKKIQQETLEEDIQNTIVLAIEALQTVLAFDLKANEIEMAIVSKNNPNFTQISEKEIDNYLTYIAERD, encoded by the exons atggtgaGGCCATCACAAAGTATGTATGATAGACACTTGACTATATTTTCTCCTGATGGGAACTTGTACCAAATAG aatACGCTATAAAAGCAGTGAAAAATACTAATATAACTTCTATAGGAGTTAAAGGAGAAAATTGTGCTGTTATAatttctcaaaaaaaaatggcaACACAATATATATCTCAAGATAAATTACtagattataataatataactAACATATACAATATAACAGATGAAATAGGATGTTCAATGGTAGGTATGCCAGGTGATTGTCTAAGTATGGTTTATAAAGCAAGATCAGAGGCTTCtgaatttttatatcttaatGGATATAATGTGAATGTTGAGACATTATGTAGAAATATTTGTGATAAAATTCAAGTATATACACAACACGCTTATATGAGATTACATGCTTGCA gtgGTATTATTATTGGAATGAACGAAGAAAATAAACCTGAACTTTACAAATTTGATCCATCTGGTTTTTGTGCAGGATATAGAGCTTGTGTAATTGGAAATAAAGAGCAAGAAAGTGTATGCATATTAGAAagattattagaaaaaagaaaaaaaaaaattcaacaAGAAACATTGGAGGAAGATATACAAAATACAATTGTTTTAGCTATTGAAGCACTACAAACTGTTCTTGCTTTTGATTTAAAGGCAAATGAAATTGAAATGGCGATTGTATCAAAAAATAATCCTAATTTTACTCAGATAagtgaaaaagaaatagataaCTACTTGACTTATATTGCAGAAAGAGATTAA
- the RAB18 gene encoding ras-related protein Rab-18, putative — protein sequence MKNKNKYDYLLKLLLVGDSSVGKSSILCRYSDNQFEEKVLSTIGIDFKVKYLRIDNKTIKVGIWDTAGQERFRTLTSAYYRNAHAIILVYDCTVRESFDNLDVWIHEIDKYSTNKNAIKMLVANKIDKPNHEVTKDEGKNFAFENNMLFCETSAKNDINITYCFEELIQQILNNPSLLELSVVTKNLKLGKKEENRSNCIC from the exons atgaaaaataaaaataagtacgattatctattaaaattattactaGTAGGTGATTCCAGTGTAG GAAAAAGTAGTATACTATGTAGATACTCCGATAATCAATTTGAAGAAAAAGTTTTATCAACAATAg gtaTTGATTTTAAggtaaaatatttaagaatAGATAATAAGACAATAAAAGTAGGTATTTGGGATACAGCTGGCCAAGAAAGATTTCGGACATTGACTTCTGCTTATTACAGAAATGCACATGCTATTATTCTTGTATa TGACTGTACTGTTAGGGAATCATTTGATAACTTAGATGTGTGGATACATGAAATTGATAAGTATTCAACAAATAAAAACGCAATAAAAATGTTAGTAGCGAATAAAATTGATAAACCGAATCATGAAGTAACAAAAGATGAAGGAAAAAATTTTGCTTTTGAAAATAACATGTTGTTTTGTGAAACTAGTGCTAAGaatgatattaatataaCATATTGCTTTGAAGAATTGATCCAgcaaatattaaataatccATCTTTATTAGAATTAAGTGTTGTTACTAAAAATCTTAAATTAGGAAAGAAGGAAGAAAACAGATCTAATTGTATTTGTTAA
- a CDS encoding RNA helicase, putative yields the protein MNNYPLSINSLNELLNENENNEKKEKSTFYDLNLPKQVICSLKLMNIIYPSPIQSLSLKKALNKKNLIIQSRNGTGKSLSICIILISQIFLKMQKFLKSKVSEEKWKIFNIDNMKEKENYVKDDKKNNFLNDDLFFLSLFFFGIVLVPTRELCVQLYDNIKKISDNIKYIKDYDCSYTNNSVNNSIDNSNEKDDFKYSEKIYFKIKSIILYGGTNVFENVINIFVSLPNIIISTPGRLKHILSILKKLKMKLKSEKYNKIYELSYLKIVNILLKKLVIDEIDALLDEQFDDQIKIIFNYLITSKIQILCYSSTFLDSLILSFIKNVNCYDQNYLSKLKSTNLTELSNFLKEDSLIKEFQFKNDLYQDDNNKILENNIENKTNNIISYEIERTMNSKIYDKMNKNQYEDENVMYIKKDNEFNKTGDSKHKILKLSNKKIKKKKKKKKKYRNNNKSSNSIRAVEEMLQVKSIFCKSDIIRYIIKKMIKEKEKIPNYTNKQRDFEFIQTCTSLIIHSNGNKKNKINYHVNEITKNTHEKKIIEEKDNVPDEIKIKEDRIKLNKEILNSDEKSNSPVLLNIKHCFITINNENLNKKEELKYKMKVLLKIINEIKFNQCFLFINNTYEGIQITKMLNKFDISSYYTSSKIEHNERIEHFKNFQSNKIKIVVCTDVMSRGIDNIICDLVINFDIPQSKETYIHRSGRCGRYGKKGLCISLCNYSDYNYLYYFKYQLKLEVYDFYYICNSLRKKENENQNTSININLTKPNNSIKCISDENSESNYNNNNCLNEYNENENFHMNDEDMNSNEYYHDKNILYNGNTKYINNLNSCEQQEKEKLEKIHEYKKKNKKSKILKLNIKGFYGKDIKIIENENSSKSDVYLKIYFKKLVTKMKIVKSEKNYFFLIPNDNINFFKNINIIQHKSNLIIYFTFYKKIKIYWNSYFLNNLKKEKKKYCKSNFCMFFFCNSNNYMILKLFYSFIFFFKYFKYPFKENFNHLLIYKQNYIEKIYKEKNNNNNNYFLINKKSKWKQYNYISDSWLYKKTEKKNLQEKGKVYETDNQIYLNEEKEYIKKYSFPFFFVNRNYLYESFNYFHYNSSSSNDMDYNILEEKEKVKFNTLSLESIFISLNMSIREKKNLINFCEQCEKIQCKNNELEIIRKINNLLSSQIYLNLNTNENVNLLKSIFLQNHIKLHENF from the coding sequence atgaATAATTACCCACTTTctattaattctttaaatgaACTACTTAACGAGAATGAaaacaatgaaaaaaaggaaaaaagtaCATTTTATGATTTAAATTTGCCTAAACAAGTTATATGTAGTTTAAAACTTATGAATATCATATACCCATCACCAATACAATCATTATCTCTAAAAAAagctttaaataaaaaaaatttaattattcaaTCAAGAAATGGAACAGGAAAAAGTTTATCAAtatgtataattttaataagtcaaatatttttgaaaatgcaaaaatttttgaaaagtAAAGTAAGTGaagaaaaatggaaaatttTCAACATAGATAATATGAAAGAGAAAGAAAATTATGTAAAAGacgataaaaaaaataattttttgaatgatgatttgttttttttatcattattttttttcggTATAGTACTTGTACCAACTCGTGAATTATGTGTACAACTTTATgataacattaaaaaaatatctgataatataaaatatataaaagattaTGATTGTTCCTATACTAATAACTCGGTTAACAATTCAATAGACAattcaaatgaaaaagaCGACTTTAAATACtctgaaaaaatatactttaaaataaaatcaataATACTATATGGTGGAACAAATGTATTTgaaaatgtaataaatatttttgtttccttacctaatattattatatctaCACCTGGAAgattaaaacatattttgagtattttgaaaaaattaaaaatgaaattaaaaagcgaaaaatacaataaaatttACGAATTgtcttatttaaaaatagtgaatattttattaaaaaaacttGTTATTGATGAAATTGACGCTCTTTTAGACGAGCAATTTGATGaccaaataaaaattatttttaattatttaataacttCAAAAATTCAGATACTATGCTACAGTTCAACTTTTCTTGATTCtcttattttatcttttataaaaaatgtaaactGCTATgatcaaaattatttatctaaattaaaaagtacTAATTTAACTGAATTAagcaattttttaaaagaagatagCTTGATTAAAGAATttcaatttaaaaatgatcTATATCAAGAtgacaataataaaatattagaaaataacatagaaaataaaactaataatataattagtTATGAAATTGAAAGAACAATGAATAGCAAAATCTAtgataaaatgaataaaaatcaaTATGAAGACGAAAATGTAATGTATATAAAGAAAGACAACGAATTCAATAAAACTGGAGATAGtaaacataaaattttaaaactaagtaataaaaaaattaaaaaaaaaaaaaaaaaaaaaaaaaagtataggaataataataaaagttcTAATAGTATAAGAGCTGTAGAAGAAATGTTACAAGTTAAAAGCATATTTTGTAAAAGTGATATAATTAggtatattataaaaaaaatgataaaagaaaaagaaaaaatccCGAATTACACTAATAAACAGAGAGATTTTGAATTTATTCAAACTTGCACATCTTTAATTATTCACTCGAacggaaataaaaaaaataaaataaattatcatGTTAatgaaataacaaaaaatactcatgaaaaaaaaattatcgaGGAAAAGGATAACGTGCcagatgaaataaaaataaaagaagataggataaaattaaataaagaaatccTTAATTCAGATGAAAAATCAAATTCACctgttttattaaatattaaacatTGTTTTATAACAATCAATAACGAAAActtaaacaaaaaagaagagctaaaatataaaatgaaagtATTACTAAAGATAATTAATGAGATAAAATTTAATcaatgttttttatttataaataacaCATATGAGGGAATacaaattacaaagatgctAAATAAATTTGATATATCATCATATTATACCAGTTCAAAAATTGAACACAATGAAAGAATAgaacattttaaaaatttccaAAGTAATAAAATCAAGATAGTAGTTTGTACTGATGTAATGAGTAGAGGAATAGATAATATAATTTGCGATTTAGTTATAAATTTTGACATACCTCAAAGTAAAGAAACATATATTCATAGGTCAGGTAGATGTGGTAGATACGGTAAAAAAGGATTGTGTATAAGCTTATGCAACTATTCTGATtacaattatttatattattttaaatatcaGTTGAAATTAGAAGTTTATGATTTctattatatatgtaattctttgagaaaaaaagaaaatgaaaaccAAAATACCAGCATAAATATTAACCTAACAAAACCCAATAATTCGATAAAATGTATCAGTGATGAAAACAGTGAAAGTAATTACAACAATAATAACTGCTTAAATGAATACAacgaaaatgaaaattttcatatgAATGATGAAGACATGAATTCTAACGAATATTATCATGATAAGAATATCTTATACAATGGCAAcactaaatatataaataatttaaatagttGTGAACaacaagaaaaagaaaaattagaaaaaatacatgagtataaaaaaaaaaataaaaaaagtaaaatattaaaattaaatattaaaggTTTTTATGGAAaggatataaaaattattgaaaatgaaaatagtaGTAAGAGTGatgtttatttaaaaatatatttcaaaaaattagtaacaaaaatgaaaattgtaaaaagtgaaaaaaattatttttttttaataccgAATGAcaacattaatttttttaaaaatattaacataATTCAACATAAATccaatttaattatttattttactttttataagaaaatcAAGATATATTggaattcttattttttgaataatttaaaaaaagaaaaaaagaaatactGTAAATCTAATTTCtgcatgttttttttttgtaattcaaataattatatgaTTTTAAAGCTTTTTTActcttttatctttttttttaaatattttaaatacccctttaaagaaaattttaatcatcttttaatatataagcAAAATTATATTGAGAAAATATAcaaggaaaaaaataataataataataattatttcttgATAAATAAGAAAAGTAAATGGAAACAATATAACTATATATCAGACAGCtggttatataaaaaaacagaaaaaaaaaacttacaagaaaaaggaaaagttTATGAAACAGATAATCAAATTTAtctaaatgaagaaaaagaatacataaaaaaatatagttttccttttttttttgtcaatagaaattatttatatgaatcatttaattattttcattataacaGCTCTTCGAGTAACGATATggattataatattttagaagaaaaggaaaaagtgAAATTTAATACTTTATCATTAGaatcaatttttatttccttgAATATGAGcataagagaaaaaaaaaatttaattaatttttgtgaGCAATGCGAAAAAATacaatgtaaaaataatgaattagaaataattagaaaaattaataacttATTATCATCTCAAATATATCTCAACTTGAATACTAatgaaaatgtaaatttactaaaaagtatttttttacaaaatcaTATAAAGTTacatgaaaatttttaa
- a CDS encoding gas41 homologue, putative: MESRMQNVKLVKPLVIGTYSFLLSQQEKRKYGNMTHKWTCLLRCPNSSDISLFINKVVFELDPSFIYPKRVYTQPPYEVNEIGWGEFYLQVKIYFADSTLPPVNIMHFVKLNTDSDSTYSPCVVNETYEEIIFKNPTVSLYNKILQSNNTKVAPHKFQEYFIKYDFKEESYTKTYLQFQSKVQEEICDLMSEATLLSKEINEAQQKYFAMKTEMGISSDEN; this comes from the exons a tGGAAAGTCGTATGCAAAATGTAAAGTTAGTAAAACCTTTGGTGATTGGAACATATTCCTTTTTGTTATCTCAAcaa GAGAAGAGAAAATATGGAAATATGACTCATAAATGGACATGTTTATTAAGATGTCCCAATTCATCTGACATCTCTCTATTCATAAATAAAGTAGTCTTTGAATTAGAtccttcttttatttatccCAAAAGag tttATACACAACCACCATATGAAGTGAATGAAATAGGATGGGGTGAATTTTATCTACAAgtgaaaatttattttgcTGATTCTACTTTACCACCTGTTAACATTATGCATTTTGTTAag TTAAACACTGATTCAGATTCTACATATTCTCCCTGTGTTGTGAACGAg ACATATGaggaaattatttttaaaaatccGACTGTTAGTttgtataataaaattttacaaagTAATAATACAAAGGTTGCTCCTCATAAGTTTCAAGAGTAtt ttataaAATATGATTTTAAAGAAGAGAGTTATACAAAAACTTACCTTCAATTTCAATCGAAAGTACAAGAAGAAATTTGTGACTTAATGTCTGAAGCAACTTTATTATCAAAAGaa attaATGAAGCacaacaaaaatattttgcaa tGAAGACAGAAATGGGTATAAGCAGTGATGAAAATTAG
- a CDS encoding vacuolar proton translocating ATPase subunit A, putative yields the protein MKHGTLVLPSDRAREYLDCLGKEVDIQFVDMNEKTMKRQYKKYIQRIDDMERILRFLEENINKLPNVKIKKSKIDNFLEHDNMYELDQVEESLNRLYVQFVRFCNNNKDLVDERNNAIEEKHVILAAINQLKPDTSKGGNTNMNPHENSIHVDDSNEENISLSTHIMKDGINMMFTNISGVIKTKDQESFSRTIFRALRGNAYTYFQNIDEDMEESISINETESLNSPLLNKENEKDNKKKKNELKSVFVVYCQGSAQSSIYEKIMKICKAYDVKTYDWPKTYEYAKKRLRELKEIINDKDKALKAYEEYFINEIFVLINVVEPNKNSLIEEWKLFCKKERHIYNNLNYFEGSDITLRCDCWYSASDEEKIRHILINKSSNDLVSALLLSDKVLTPNISPPTYIKTNEFTKSYQIIIDTYGVPRYGEVNPAISTIITFPFLFGIMYGDVGHGMCIFLFAIFMILIHNKVKNKKNNEMIAMFFDGRYMLLLMGFFSVYAGFLYNDFFSMPLNLFSSMFEKNNEIDNIKYYKRKELIAKDGKIEYRHPYIFGFDSNWLGAENELIFINSFKMKFSVIIGFLHMTFGTIIKGFNTLHFNKKLDFFFEFIPQLVMMICIIGYLVFLIIYKWVTPAGYGGYEKQGIINTIINMYLHKEIDKDNQFYSYQSIIETLLLSLFVISIPVMLIGKPAIRTYKIMKDKKKNLCLYNENVEKEMTNAFNHNYNNKSSSHMKSLSMHKRIGKDMFEDNENDYLSKKKSKKTDHEMEAHLLISSPDHISENSHHEENISEIWIEQLIETIEFVLGLISNTASYLRLWALSLAHQQLSYVFFEQTILNSLKQDNFLSVLISLIIFVQIFSILTILIILCMDTLECFLHSLRLQWVEFQNKFYKGDGIPFRPFNIKKILSEND from the coding sequence ATGAAACATGGTACTCTTGTTTTGCCATCTGACAGGGCAAGAGAATATCTGGATTGCTTGGGAAAGGAAGTAGATATACAATTTGTTGATATGAATGAAAAAACTATGAAAagacaatataaaaaatacatacaACGTATTGATGATATGGAAAGGATATTGAGATttttagaagaaaatataaacaagttacctaatgtaaaaataaaaaaaagtaaaatagaTAACTTTTTAGAGCATGATAACATGTATGAATTAGATCAAGTTGAAGAATCCTTAAATAGGTTGTATGTTCAATTCGTTCGTTTTTGCAATAATAACAAAGATCTAGTAGATGAAAGAAACAATGCTATTGAAGAAAAACACGTAATTTTAGCAGCTATTAATCAATTAAAACCTGATACATCTAAAGGAGGAAATACAAATATGAATCCTCATGAAAATTCAATTCATGTTGATGATagtaatgaagaaaatatttctttatctACTCATATAATGAAAGATGGTATTAATATGATGTTTACTAATATATCAGGAGtaattaaaacaaaagaTCAAGAAAGTTTTAGTAGAACCATATTTAGAGCATTAAGAGGAAATgcatatacatattttcaaaatattgaTGAGGACATGGAAGAAAGTATAAGTATAAATGAAACGGAATCTCTAAACTCTCCTTTactaaataaagaaaatgaaaaagataataaaaaaaaaaaaaatgagctGAAAAGCGTTTTTGTTGTTTATTGTCAAGGTTCTGCTCAAAGTAGTATTTAcgaaaaaattatgaaaatatgcAAAGCATACGATGTAAAGACATATGACTGGCCAAAAACATACGAATATGCTAAAAAAAGATTACgagaattaaaagaaattataaatgaCAAAGATAAAGCATTAAAAGCATATGAAGAATATTtcataaatgaaatatttgtATTAATTAATGTAGTAGAACCTAATAAAAATAGCCTTATTGAAGAATGGaaattattttgtaaaaagGAAAgacatatttataataatttgaattatttcGAAGGAAGTGATATAACTTTGCGTTGTGATTGTTGGTATAGCGCGAgtgatgaagaaaaaattaggCATATACTAATAAACAAATCTTCTAATGACTTAGTGTCagcattattattatcagaTAAAGTATTAACACCTAATATTTCACCACCTACATATATTAAAACAAATGAATTTACTAAATCATATCAAATAATTATAGATACATATGGTGTTCCAAGATATGGAGAAGTGAATCCAGCCATTTCTACTATCATTAcctttccttttttatttggaATAATGTATGGAGATGTTGGACATGGTatgtgtatatttttatttgctaTATTTATGATTTTGATTcataataaagtaaaaaataagaaaaataatgaaatgatTGCTATGTTTTTTGATGGGAGATATATGCTATTATTAATGGGTTTTTTCTCTGTGTATGCTGGATTTTTGTATAACGATTTCTTTTCAATGCCtctaaatttattttcttctatgtttgagaaaaataatgaaatagataatataaaatattacaaaagAAAGGAATTAATCGCGAAAGATGGAAAAATAGAATATAGACATCCGTATATATTTGGTTTTGATTCAAATTGGTTAGGTGcagaaaatgaattaatttttataaattcgtttaaaatgaaattttcaGTTATAATTGGATTTTTGCATATGACCTTTGGAACTATTATAAAAGGATTCAATACATTACATTTTAATAAGAAATTGGATTTCTTTTTTGAATTCATACCTCAGTTGGTTATGATGATATGTATTATTGGttatttagtttttttaattatttataaatggGTAACCCCAGCAGGTTATGGAGGATATGAAAAACAAGGGATAATTAATACAAtcataaatatgtatttacATAAAGAAATTGATAAAGATAATCAATTTTATTCTTATCAAAGTATTATTGAGACATTACTCCTCAGTCTTTTTGTTATATCTATTCCAGTTATGCTTATTGGTAAACCGGCAATAAGAActtataaaataatgaaagataaaaaaaaaaatttatgtctatataatgaaaatgtagaaaaagaaatgacCAATGCATTTAATCACAAttacaataataaaagtagTAGCCATATGAAATCATTATCTATGCATAAAAGAATTGGAAAGGATATGTTTgaagataatgaaaatgattatttgtccaaaaaaaaaagtaaaaaaactGATCATGAAATGGAAGCgcatttattaatttcatcaCCTGATCATATATCAGAAAACAGTCATCATGAAGAGAATATATCAGAGATATGGATAGAACAACTTATAGAAACTATTGAATTTGTTTTAGGTCTTATTAGTAACACGGCATCATATTTACGATTATGGGCATTATCTTTAGCCCATCAACAATTATcatatgttttttttgaaCAGActattttaaattcattaaagCAAGATAACTTTTTATCTGTTTTAATTAGCTTAATAATATTTGTTCagattttttctatattaacTATTCTTATTATATTATGTATGGATACATTGGAATGCTTTTTACATTCTTTAAGGTTACAATGGGTAGaatttcaaaataaattttataaaggaGATGGAATACCCTTCAGAccatttaatataaaaaaaattttaagtgaAAACGattaa